From Coturnix japonica isolate 7356 chromosome 1, Coturnix japonica 2.1, whole genome shotgun sequence, the proteins below share one genomic window:
- the SBF1 gene encoding myotubularin-related protein 5 isoform X7 — protein MARLADYFVLVGYDAEKRGSGDGQGQILQRFPEKDWEDNPFPQGIELFCQPSGWQLFTERNPPTFFVAVLTDINSERHYCACFTFWEPVESTQPQSHPRNGEEEEEESASPVQPAQLFAPKSLVLVSRLDHAEVFRNSLGLIYTIYVDGLNVSLENVIGNLLTCTIPITGGAQRTISLGAGDRQVIQTPINDSLPVSSCSVALLFRQLGITNVLYLFCAALTEHKILFLSSSYQRLTDACRALLALMFPLKYSFTYVPILPAQLLEVLSTPTPFIIGVHSIFQSETQELLDVVIADLDGGTVNVPECVHISLLPEPLLQQTREALSMVLDPELEVADLAFPPSTISASSLKMQDKEIRAVFLRLFAQLLQGYRWCLHIIRIHPEPVIRFHKAAFLGQRGLTEDDFLTKVLEGMAFAGFVTERGAPYRSIDLFDELVAYEVKRMRAEEGNKQKILRHIKELAEKLYKNENPYPAVTMHKVQKPTEGCHLRLHQKPFPRLDEGTVQWIIDQATAKLQTAPPAVKAEKKCMVPSGPPIAAILERNGNALANSARRLEVVRNCISYVFENKMLEAKKLFPAVLRAMKGRAARHCLTQELNLHVQQNRAVLDHQQFDFIVRMMNCCLQDCTAMDEHGIAAALLPLVTAFCRKLSSGITQFAYSCVQEHVVWTNIQFWEAMFYSDVQNHIRALYLDSSEENHADEESTEEPQEARSALEIASEQLRLWPTMSREKQQELIQKEESTVFSQAIHYANRMSYLLLPLDTSKNRLLRSSGLGDVESVSNSFVTNSIAGSVAESYDTESGFEDAESSDVANYVVRFINRFVDKVCTESGVTNEHLKGLHVMIPDIVQMHIETLDAVHRESKRLPPIQKPKLLRPNLLVGEECVMEGLRVYLMPDGREEAAGGNIGGPPLLPAEGAIFLTTYRIIFKGTPTDPLVGEQVVIRSFPISSLTKEKKINIQAQVDQFIQEGLQLRSCTFQLLKIAFDEEVASDSAEVFRKHLHKLRYPQHVHGTFAFTVGQSPKQAMQPKAKEKNPSLRTLSKNLVKNAKKTIGRQYVTRKKYTPPAWEQRSSQHFPEDNEDEISVSEEMDRSTLTPTTTIRPSEKMTINHLVERACCRDYQRLGLGTLSSSLTRSKNEPFRISTVNRMYAICRSYPGLLIVPQSIQDNTIQRISRCYRQNRFPVVCWRNSRTKAVLLRSGGLHGKGVVGLFKSQNAPTAGPSQTDSTSLEQEKYLQAVINSMPHYADAGGRNTLSGFTSAHMSSADFSDKRQPKLGSLMKQVMGGKDEGPGTISRGGLGHRARVITLSTPKCVSPKGRESPRGKWGSIRASGRMSSYALNVEIGSRLAGKDLLGAQHNGAPAEASFLRQHRASLYIIGDKSQLKGVKPDPLQHWEVVPIEVFDVRQVKASFKKLMKACVPGCPSTDPSVAYLRSLEESEWLSQIHKILQISVLVVELLDTGSSVLVSLEDGWDITTQVVSLVQLLSDPYYRTLEGFRLLVEKEWLSFGHRFSHRGAQTLAGQSSGFAPIFLQFLDCVHQIHLQFPMEFEFSLYYLKFLSYHYISNRFRTFLLDSDYERIELGLLYEEKGERKCQQVYKSIWDYIDRLNKKAPVFFNYMYAPEDGEVLRPYSNISNLKVWDYYTEETLSEGPSYDWELVQGQPEHMEEADRQDTGAPQTKRKIIWPCYDNRSRMEPDAISKLLEDLHNLEMELGQVPERWKDTWDKIKASQRTEARQEGSRTPSSLLMSSGLSHHRRSLGVYLQESGVGSTLNLSLDSDTSSTSTPSSGKQGGRRSTSTLYSQFQMSESENRSYEGSLYKKGAFMKPWKPRWFVLDKTKHQLRYYDSRMDTECKGVIDLAEVESITPGTPTMGAPKTVDEKAFFDLKTTKRVYNFCAQDVQLAQQWIDRIQSCLSDA, from the exons TTCTGCCAGCCCAGCGGTTGGCAGCTGTTCACAGAGAGGAATCCACCCACCTTCTTTGTGGCCGTGCTGACCGACATCAACTCGGAGAGGCATTACTGCGCCTGCTTCACCTTTTGGGAGCCTGTGGAGAGCACGCAG CCTCAAAGCCACCCCAGgaatggagaggaggaggaagaggagtcGGCGTCTCCCGTCCAACCGGCGCAGCTCTTTGCTCCCAAGAGCCTGGTGCTGGTGTCACGGCTGGACCACGCCGAGGTGTTCAGG AACAGCCTGGGCTTGATCTACACCATCTATGTGGACGGGCTGAACGTGTCCCTGGAGAACGTCATTGGGAACCTGCTGACATGCACCATCCCCATCACTGGTGGAGCCCAG CGGACGATCTCACTGGGCGCAGGGGACAGGCAGGTGATCCAGACACCCATCAATGACTCTCTTCCCgtcagcagctgcagtgtggcTCTGCTCTTCCGGCAGCTCG gCATCACCAACGTGCTGTATCTCTTCTGCGCTGCACTCACTGAGCACAAGATCctgtttctctccagcagctACCAGCGGCTCACCGATGCCTGCCGGGCTCTCCTTGCACTTATGTTCCCCCTTAAGTACAG TTTTACCTACGTACCCAtcctgcctgcacagctcctggAGGTACTGAGCACCCCGACACCCTTCATTATCGGAGTCCACTCCATCTTCCAGTCGGAGACACAGGAGCTG CTGGATGTCGTTATTGCAGACCTGGATGGGGGCACAGTGAACGTCCCTGAGTGTGTGCACATCTCCCTGCTCCCTGAGCCTCTCCTGCAGCAGACCCGTGAAGCCCTCTCCATG GTCTTGGACCCGGAGCTGGAGGTGGCAGATTTGGCATTTCCCCCTTCTACGATTTCTGCTTCGTCTCTCAAAATGCAG GACAAGGAGATCCGGGCTGTCTTCCTCCGCTtgtttgcacagctgctgcagggctatCGTTGGTGTCTGCACATCATCCGCATCCATCCTGAGCCCGTCATCCGCTTCCACAAG GCAGCCTTCCTGGGCCAGAGGGGGCTGACGGAGGATGACTTTCTCACCAAGGTGCTGGAAGGCATGGCCTTTGCTGGCTTTGTGACAGAGCGGGGGGCCCCGTATCGCTCCATTGACCTGTTTGATGAG CTTGTTGCTTATGAAGTGAAGCGCATGCGTGCAGAAGAGGGgaacaagcagaaaatattgCGGCACATCaaggagctggcagagaaaCTATACAAAAAT GAGAACCCATACCCCGCCGTGACCATGCACAAGGTGCAGAAGCCCACAGAAGGCTGCCATCTGCGCTTGCACCAGAAACCCTTTCCCCGTTTGGAtgagggcacagtgcagtgGATCATCGACCAGGCCACAGCCAAGCTGCAGACAGCCCCTCCAgctgtgaaagcagagaagaagtGCATGGTGCCCTCAGGCCCCCCCATTG CAGCCATCCTGGAGCGTAATGGCAATGCCTTGGCCAACAGTGCCCGCCGCCTGGAGGTGGTTCGGAACTGCATCTCCTACGTCTTTGAGAACAAGATGTTAGAAGCCAAAAAG TTattccctgctgtgctgcgTGCCATGAAAGGCCGAGCTGCCCGGCACTGCCTGACCCAGGAGCTGAACCTGCACGTGCAGCAGAACCGCGCCGTGCTGGACCACCAACAGTTCGACTTCATCGTCCGTATGATGAACTGCTGCTTGCAG GACTGCACGGCCATGGATGAGCATGGGATTGCAGCCGCGCTCCTACCACTGGTCACTGCTTTCTGCCGA AAACTGAGCTCAGGCATCACGCAGTTTGCCTACAGCTGCGTGCAGGAGCACGTGGTGTGGACCAACATCCAGTTCTGGGAAGCTATGTTCTACAGTGATGTGCAGAACCACATCCGAGCCTTGTATCTGGACAGCAGTGAGGAGAACCATGCAGATGAG GAGAGCACGGAGGAGCCCCAGGAAGCCAGGTCTGCCCTGGAGATAGCATCAGAGCAGCTGAGGCTGTGGCCCACCATGAGCCGAGAGAAGCAGCAAGAGCTGATCCAAAAGGAGGAGAGCACAGTTTTCAGCCAGGCCATCCACTACGCCAACCGCATGAGttacctgctgctgcctctggaCACCAGCAAGAACCGCCTGCTGCGCAGCTCCGGGCTGGGAGACGTGGAGAGCGTCAGCAACAGCTTTGTCACCAACAG CATCGCCGGCAGCGTGGCCGAGAGCTACGACACAGAGAGTGGGTTTGAGGATGCTGAGAGCTCAGACGTGGCCAACTACGTGGTGCGGTTCATCAACCGCTTCGTGGACAAAGTCTGCACAGAGAGCGGCGTCACCAACGAGCACCTGAAGGGGCTGCACGTCATGATCCCTG ATATCGTGCAGATGCACATAGAGACACTGGATGCTGTGCACAGGGAGAGCAAGAGGCTTCCTCCCATCCAGAAG CCAAAACTGCTGCGCCCCAACCTGTTGGTGGGTGAGGAATGTGTGATGGAGGGGCTGCGTGTGTACCTCATGCCTGACGGACGGGAGGAGGCCGCCGGGGGGAATATTGGTGGTCCACCTCTTCTCCCTGCGGAAGGAGCCATCTTCCTCACCACGTACCGCATCATCTTCAAAGGAACTCCCACAGACCCCCTGG TGGGGGAGCAGGTGGTGATCCGatccttccccatctcctcGCTGACCAAAGAGAAGAAGATCAACATCCAGGCCCAGGTGGATCAATTCATCCAGGAGGGCCTTCAGCTGCGCTCATGCACATTCCAG CTGCTGAAGATTGCCTTCGATGAGGAGGTGGCTTCAGACAGCGCCGAGGTCTTCAGGAAGCATCTGCACAAGCTGCGTTACCCCCAGCATGTGCACGGCACCTTTGCCTTCACCGTGGGCCAGTCTCCCAAGCAAGCCATGCAGCCCAAGGCCAAGGAGAAGAACCCCTCACTCAG GACGCTCTCCAAAAACCTGGTGAAAAATGCCAAGAAAACCATCGGCCGCCAATACGTGACCCGCAAGAAATACACACCGCCCGCCTGGGAGCAGCGCAGCAGCCAGCACTTCCCAGAGGACAACGAGGATGAGATCTCAG TGTCCGAGGAGATGGACAGGAGCACTTTGACCCCCACCACAACCATCAGACCCTCGGAGAAGATGACCATCAACCACCTGGTGGAGCGCGCCTGCTGCCGCGACTACCAGCGCCTGGGGCTGGGCAcgctcagcagcagcctcacGCGTTCCAAGAACGAACCCTTCCGCATCTCCACGGTCAACCGCATGTACGCCATTTGTCGGAG TTACCCCGGGCTGCTGATCGTGCCGCAGAGCATCCAGGACAACACCATCCAGCGCATCTCCCGCTGTTACCGCCAGAACCGCTTCCCCGTGGTTTGCTGGCGCAACTCCCGCACCAAAGCCGTGCTGCTGCGCTCGGGGGGGCTGCACGGGAAGGGCGTCGTGGGCCTCTTCAAGTCTCAGAATGCTCCCACTGCAG GCCCCTCGCAGACGGACTCCACCAGTTTGGAGCAGGAGAAATACCTGCAGGCTGTCATCAACTCCATGCCCCACTACGCTGACGCTGGTGGGCGCAACACGCTCAGCGGCTTCACCTCCGCTCACATGAGCAGTGCAG ATTTCTCCGACAAGAGGCAGCCTAAGCTGGGATCGCTCATGAAGCAGGTGATGGGAGGGAAGGACGAAGGGCCCGGGACTATTAGCCGTGGAG GGCTGGGTCACAGAGCCAGGGTCATCACCCTGTCCACCCCCAAGTGTGTGTCTCCGAAGGGCCGTGAGTCGCCCCGAG GTAAATGGGGCAGCATCCGGGCCAGCGGGCGCATGAGCAGCTATGCCTTGAATGTGGAGATCGGCTCACGGCTGGCTGGGAAGGACCTGCTGGGTGCCCAGCACAACGGGGCGCCCGCCGAGGCCAGCTTCCTACGTCAGCACCGCGCCTCGCTCTACATCATCGGGGACAAGTCACAACTGAAG GGGGTGAAGCCAGACCcgctgcagcactgggaggtgGTGCCCATCGAGGTGTTTGACGTGCGGCAGGTGAAGGCCAGCTTCAAGAAGCTGATGAAGGCCTGCGTGCCCGGCTGCCCCTCCACCGACCCCAGCGTCGCCTACCTGCGCTCCCTGGAGGAGTCCGAGTGGCTCTCACAG ATCCATAAGATCCTGCAGATTTCAGTGTTGGTGGTGGAGCTCCTGGACACGGGTTCCTCTGTGCTTGTCAGCCTGGAGGACGGCTGGGACATCACCACACAG GTGGTCTCCTTGGTGCAGCTCCTGTCAGACCCCTACTACCGGACGCTGGAGGGCTTCCGCCTGTTGGTGGAGAAGGAGTGGTTGTCCTTCGGGCACCGCTTCAGCCACCGTGGGGCGCAGACCTTGGCTGGACAGAGCAGTGGCTTCGCTCCCATCTTCCTGCAGTTCCTAGACTGTGTGCACCAG ATCCACCTGCAGTTCCCCATGGAGTTTGAGTTCAGTCTGTACTACCTGAAGTTCCTCAGCTACCACTACATCTCCAATCGGTTCCGGACCTTCCTGCTGGACTCTGACTACGAGCGCATCGAGCTGG GCCTCCTGTACGAGGAGAAGGGTGAACGCAAATGCCAGCAGGTCTACAAGTCCATCTGGGATTACATCGACCGGCTGAACAAGAAAGCTCCTGTCTTCTTCAACTACATGTACGCCCCCGAGGACGGGGAG GTGCTGCGGCCGTACAGCAACATTTCCAACCTGAAGGTGTGGGACTATTACACGGAGGAGACGCTCTCGGAGGGTCCCTCCTACGACTGGGAGCTGGTGCAGGGGCAGCCCGAGCACATGGAGGAGGCAGACAGGCAGGACACTGGCGCGCCGCAGACCAAGCGCAAAATCATCTGGCCCTGCTATGACAACCGCAGCCGCATGGAGCCCGACGCCATCTCCAAGCTGCTGGAG GACCTTCACAACTTGGAGATGGAGCTGGGGCAGGTCCCGGAGCGCTGGAAGGACACGTGGGACAAGATCAAAGCCTCCCAACGCACCGAGGCTCGGCAGGAGGGCAGCCGG ACCCCCAGCTCCTTGTTGATGTCCTCGGGGCTCTCTCACCACCGCCGCTCGCTGGGGGTCTACCTGCAGGAGAGCGGAGTGGGGTCCACCCTCAACCTCAGCCTGGACAGCGACACCAGCAGCACGTCCACCCCATCCAGCGGGAAGCAGGGCGGCCGCCGGAGCACCAGCACCTTGTACAGCCAGTTCCAGATGTCCGAGAGCGAGAACAG GTCCTACGAGGGGTCACTGTACAAGAAAGGAGCCTTCATGAAGCCCTGGAAGCCGCGCTGGTTCGTGCTGGATAAAACCAAGCACCAG CTGCGGTACTACGACAGCCGGATGGACACGGAGTGCAAAGGGGTCATCGATCTGGCCGAGGTGGAATCCATCACGCCCGGAACCCCCACCATGGGAGCCCCCAAGACGGTGGATGAGAAAGCGTTCTTCGAC CTGAAGACGACGAAACGCGTTTACAACTTCTGCGCCCAGGACGTGCAGCTGGCGCAGCAGTGGATCGACCGCATCCAGAGCTGCTTATCGGACGCCTGA